Proteins encoded within one genomic window of Besnoitia besnoiti strain Bb-Ger1 chromosome II, whole genome shotgun sequence:
- a CDS encoding signal peptidase subunit protein (encoded by transcript BESB_040840), with translation MDSYLNRGNAVLCTVLACLAIAALGNHFSTHLLQAEPTGEVSIADVYEFGFNQALQGEQAQVSLNINADLTSCFNWNTKQLFVYVVVRYETPKHSRNEVIIWDRIVTDPEDAILEFEGVMNSYPLRDHGRGLRNRTVTVSLEYAYHPIVGSIRSSHVTSSTYTLPSSYFRYNPGKNGEGRAAPAA, from the exons aTGGACTCGTACTTGAATCGCGGAAATGCAGTTCTCTGCACAGTCTTGGCGTGCCTGGCCATTGCGGCGCTGGGGAACCACTTCTCGACGCATCTCCTGCAGGCGGAGCCCACTGGAGAGGTCTCGATTGCGGACGTCTACGAGTTTGGATTCAATCAGGCATTGCAG GGTGAGCAAGCTCAGGTGTCGTTGAACATCAACGCAGACTTGACGAGCTGTTTCAACTGGAATACCAAGCAGCTGTTTGTCTACGTCGTCGTCCGCTACGAGACGCCGAAGCACTCGCGCAACGAAGTCATTATTTGGGATCGCATCGTCACCGACCCCGAGGACGCGATTCTCGAGTTTGAGGGCGTCATGAACAGCTACCCTCTGCGCGATCacgggcgcggcctccgcaacCGGACTGTAACTGTCTCTCTCGAGTATGCGTACCACCCCATCGTCGGCTCGATCCGAAGCAGCCACGTCACCTCTTCGACGTACACATTGCCGTCCTCGTACTTCCGGTACAACCCAGGGAAGAatggcgaaggccgcgcggcgccggctgcgtgA